ACGCCGCCACAATCTTCAGCCAGCAGGTCAGCTTTGTTCAGGAATACAACGATGTATGGTACGCCAACCTGACGAGACAACAGGATGTGCTCACGAGTCTGTGGCATAGGGCCATCAGTCGCGCCACATACCAGAATAGCGCCGTCCATCTGTGCAGCACCGGTGATCATGTTCTTCACATAGTCAGCGTGTCCTGGGCAGTCAACGTGTGCGTAATGACGCTCAGTAGAGTCATACTCAACGTGAGACGTTGCGATAGTGATACCACGCTCACGCTCTTCTGGTGCGTTGTCGATACCGTCGAATGCTACCGCAGTACCACCGAAAACTTCAGCACAAACACGTGTCAGCGCTGCCGTCAGAGTTGTTTTACCGTGGTCAACGTGGCCGATTGTACCAACGTTAACGTGCGGTTTATTACGTTCAAATTGTTCTTTAGCCATTGCCATTTACCCTGCAAAAAAAGTAAGTGTGGTTAACCACGTTGCCACATACAACAAAGGGCAGACATATCGCTATATCTACCCTCGTAATACATAAATGGAGCTCATGGGCGGATTTGAACCGCCGACCTCACCCTTACCAAGGGTGTGCTCTACCCCTGAGCCACATGAGCACATCAAACTGGAGCGGGTAGCGGGAATCGAACCCGCATCATCAGCTTGGAAGGCTGAGGTTCTACCATTGTACCATACCCGCATATTAGTAATTGGTGGTGGGAGGTGGATTCGAACCACCGAAGCTCGCGCGTCAGATTTACAGTCTGATCCCTTTGGCCACTCGGGAACCCCACCCTACCAATACTTCGCCACTAGAAAAATGGTGCCGGCACCAAGAGTCGAACTCGGGACCTACTGATTACAAGTCAGTTGCTCTACCAACTGAGCTATACCGGCATCAGTCGCGAAGTGGCGCATATATTAATCACGCGCCTCTACGCTTGCAACCCCTTTACATAGTTTTTTTCAATTTTTATCGTAGAACTAAAAAAACCTTGTAGCTCATTGATTTTATTAACAGTTTCTTCTGATGCATCAGACGACAACCAGAGCTCAAACTGCTTCTCTTTGCTTATCACCTGATATAAAACGGGCTCAAACGCCCCTATCAACGCATCTCGTGCCTGATTCAGCGCTGCCTGACTATCATAGCGACCTATTATATAGACGGCTGCGTTGCCCAACCTGGCCTCTTCAACGACCATGCTCAATGCCTCAAGATTCTCCACCATGCCGCGTCGATCGACTTCTGACTCAGGCTGTTCCAGCACCAGCTCATAAGACAGTACCCGCTCAACCTCCACCGGTAGCACCGAGGACGCCACTCCCTGCAGTGCAAGCCGACTCTGCAAATCATGTGCAACAACCGAGTCTCCGAGACCACTAAGTACCTGACATTTTTTTACTGTAAGGTTCACATCAGACTCTGATGACAGACCTGTTGTTTTATTCTCCGGAACCACCGACGGTGGCAAAAGCACTTCATCAGATGACTCCTGGGGCACGCTGACTAGCGTCCTAGGCAGTAGTAACGAGCGATCAACTTCATCCAGCATTCGAATATGCGCCACTCCGACTAGCGGCGCCTGTACTGTTTCTGATGCAGGCTGGCGCATCTGCCAACCAAAATAAAGCACATTTCCAAGTAACATCAGGATAAAGATCCAGCGCATCATCAGCCTCCAATCGCCAGCGGCAATCCATCCATCACCAGATCAGGGCACCAGATAGCACCGTTCGCCAGGGAACAAAACAACTCCCCATCACCGCCGGTAACATATACTGGTTGCCCGCCCGACTCACGCATCACCTTCTCCGCAAGTGCTTCCAACAGCAAATTAATACCGTGCTGAACAGCCTCTGACGTATTCACGCCGGGGGCAGAATTAAATCCTTCTATCGAGTGATCAACTCGCACCTCTGCGGTATTAGTCAGTAAGTTATGACTAATTAGCTGTATCCCGGGGATAATATACCCACCTACGTGCTTCCCGCGCGGATCAATCTGTTCCACCGTAATCGCGCTACCACAATCAACCACCCAACAGGCTGCTCGCGCACGATCCCAGGCACTCAGCATCGCCAACCAACGATCTACTCCCATTCGGGATGGATCACTATAGCTATTCGTTACGCCCGCGGCTTTCACTAACGTCTTGGCAAACTCTGCCTTTAACTGCCACTGCCGCATCACAAAGTCACTAATCTTCTGGTTAACCTGCTCACCAGCAACCGATGCAACCCGCACACGACTTACTCCATCTGGCCAGACCACTTTGCATAATTGATGATGCGATACCCGGCCACGCAGTGCGGTACCAGCGAGTCGCCACTTAACAAAGGTATTACCCGCATCCAGATCCAATATTTTCATGCCAGCCGCACGCTCACTTCTCCACCATGGAAAGCTTGCAGCTCACCTTCAGCCTCCAGCAACAGCGCGCCCGCACGATCAACGCCTCGACAGACACCTTGCTCCCGACGATTACCGATATGCAGACTGACCTCCTGATTCCGGTGAGCATTCGCCCCCTGCCACTCTTCTTTGAAAGGCATAAAGCCTTCACTGGAAAACTGTTCCAGCACCGGTACTAATTGATTCATCAATGCGGCCAACAGGGTGTTACGCGAAGGGGCAACACCCAGCGCCTGCTGCAAATCCGTCCAGGGTTGATCAATTTCCTCTGCCGCCGTTTCCGGCATCCGCACATTGAGCCCCACACCAATGACAACAAAGCATTCACCGGCAGCATCGCCGCTCATCTCAAGCAACACCCCTGCCAACTTCTTACCCCGCCACAACAGATCATTCGGCCACTTAACCTGAACACCATCAACACCCAACTGTTTCAACCCGCGAATCAATGCGATACCGACCGCCAGGCTCAGCCCCTCCAGCGCTGCCGCACCGTTATTAAACTGCCAGGTCAGGGAGAAATAGAGATTGCTGGCAAACGGACTGGCCCAGTTTCGTCCACGCCGCCCCCGTCCAGCAGTCTGCTGTTCCGCCAGATAGAGTGATCCATGGCCATTCTGATAGACAGCATCCATCGCCATCGCATTGGTAGAAGGAATAATCAGATTCAAC
The genomic region above belongs to Amphritea japonica ATCC BAA-1530 and contains:
- a CDS encoding type III pantothenate kinase produces the protein MKILDLDAGNTFVKWRLAGTALRGRVSHHQLCKVVWPDGVSRVRVASVAGEQVNQKISDFVMRQWQLKAEFAKTLVKAAGVTNSYSDPSRMGVDRWLAMLSAWDRARAACWVVDCGSAITVEQIDPRGKHVGGYIIPGIQLISHNLLTNTAEVRVDHSIEGFNSAPGVNTSEAVQHGINLLLEALAEKVMRESGGQPVYVTGGDGELFCSLANGAIWCPDLVMDGLPLAIGG
- the birA gene encoding bifunctional biotin--[acetyl-CoA-carboxylase] ligase/biotin operon repressor BirA, which codes for MIEPVLSILADGKFHSGQALGKALGVSRSAIWKQIKVIEESGLEVYSVKGRGYRIPGGLDLLDRELIEEALDPAVSSQLKHIALNLIIPSTNAMAMDAVYQNGHGSLYLAEQQTAGRGRRGRNWASPFASNLYFSLTWQFNNGAAALEGLSLAVGIALIRGLKQLGVDGVQVKWPNDLLWRGKKLAGVLLEMSGDAAGECFVVIGVGLNVRMPETAAEEIDQPWTDLQQALGVAPSRNTLLAALMNQLVPVLEQFSSEGFMPFKEEWQGANAHRNQEVSLHIGNRREQGVCRGVDRAGALLLEAEGELQAFHGGEVSVRLA